From a region of the Oncorhynchus keta strain PuntledgeMale-10-30-2019 unplaced genomic scaffold, Oket_V2 Un_contig_86_pilon_pilon, whole genome shotgun sequence genome:
- the LOC127926933 gene encoding 28S ribosomal protein S33, mitochondrial-like, which translates to MASLSNYAVRMARLSARIFGDVARPTDNKSMKVVQLFKEPPMAQKKEVYDWYPQHKIYYALTQKLRYMGLFRDEHEDFKEEMRRLRKLRGKGKPKKGEGKRATKKK; encoded by the exons ATGGCCAGCCTGTCCAACTACGCCGTACGTATGGCGCGTCTCAGTGCACGTATCTTTGGGGATGTGGCGCGTCCTACGGACAACAAGTCCATGAAGGTGGTCCAGCTGTTCAAGGAGCCGCCCATGGCCCAGAAAAAGGAGGTGTACGACTGGTACCCTCAACACAAGATCTACTATGCCCTTACGCAGAAGCTACGATACATGGGACTCTTCAG AGATGAACACGAGGACTTCAAGGAGGAGATGCGTCGGCTGAGGAAACTGAGAGGCAAAGGGAAACCCAAGAAGGGCGAGGGAAAGAGAGCCACCAAGAAGAAATGA
- the LOC127926932 gene encoding uncharacterized protein LOC127926932, with product MTGQGLSTCPIGQGWVYPQVLYERVGFIHRSYMTGLGLSTGPIGQGWVYPQVLYDRARLGLSTGPIGQGWVYPQVLYDRAGFIHRSYMTGQGLSTGPIGQGWVYPQVLYDRAGFIHRSYMTGQGLSTGPIGQGWVYPQVLYDRAGFIHMSYRTGLGLSTGPIGQGWVYPQVLYDRAGFIHRSYRTGLGLFIGFIGQGWVYPQVLYDRAGFIHRYYMTGLGLSTGPIGQGWVYPQVLYDRAGFIHRSYMTGQGWVYPQVLYDRAGFIHRSYMTGQGWVYPQVLYDRAGLGLSTGPIGQGWVYPQVL from the exons ATGACAGGGCAGGGTTTATCCACAtgtcctataggacagggctgggtTTATCCACAGGTCCTATATGAGAGGGTTGGGTTTATCCACAGGTCCTATATGACAGGGCTGGGTTTATCCACAG gtcctataggacagggctgggtTTATCCACAGGTCCTATATGACAGGGCAAGGCTGGGTTTATCCAcaggtcctataggacagggctgggtTTATCCACAGGTCCTATATGACAGGGCTGGGTTTATCCACAG GTCCTATATGACAGGGCAGGGTTTATCCAcaggtcctataggacagggctgggtTTATCCACAGGTACTATATGACAGGGCTGGGTTTATCCACAG GTCCTATATGACAGGGCAGGGTTTATCCAcaggtcctataggacagggctgggtTTATCCACAGGTACTATATGACAGGGCAGGGTTTATCCACAtgtcctataggacagggctgggtttatccacag gtcctataggacagggctgggtTTATCCACAGGTACTATATGACAGGGCTGGGTTTATCCAcaggtcctataggacagggctgggtTTATTCATaggttttatagggcagggcTGGGTTTATCCACAGGTACTATATGACAGGGCTGGGTTTATCCACAGGTACTATATGACAGGGCTGGGTTTATCCACAG gtcctataggacagggctgggtTTATCCACAGGTACTATATGACAGGGCTGGGTTTATCCACAGGTCCTATATGACAGGGCAAGGCTGGGTTTATCCACAG GTCCTATATGACAGGGCTGGGTTTATCCACAG gtcctatatgacagggcagggctgggtttatccacaggtcctatatgacagggctgggctgggtttatccacaggtcctataggacagggctgggtttatccacag gtcctatag